A window of the Desulfobacula toluolica Tol2 genome harbors these coding sequences:
- a CDS encoding tyrosine-type recombinase/integrase, translated as MSNLIKRFKEDLQLAGYAKRSIQSYTSSVLRLQRFYNKPLEDITEEQLRQYWLCCQNEFGWSAATLRISYSGIQHFFTKTLVRSWNIFNDIKWKREQTLPTILSLEEVRKIIYALPTVQSHAFYLTLYSMGLRLREATTLQVKDILSDRGLVHIHGGKGAMDRTVPLPKITLLTLRKYYKTHRNSKWIFPALGRNGGKDAQYAKNHVSDSGVQGVLRSTLKRLKFKKHVHPHVFRHAYATHLLEANIPIRHVQKILGHKTLKSTMIYLHVTTQAQVDSNDKVSKVMQGVLS; from the coding sequence ATGAGCAATTTAATCAAACGTTTTAAAGAAGATCTCCAACTTGCCGGTTATGCAAAAAGGAGCATTCAATCCTATACCAGTTCGGTTTTAAGACTACAGCGCTTTTACAATAAACCATTAGAAGATATCACTGAAGAACAGCTCCGTCAATACTGGCTTTGCTGCCAGAATGAATTCGGCTGGAGCGCTGCTACTCTGCGGATCAGTTACTCTGGTATTCAGCATTTTTTTACCAAAACGCTGGTCCGGTCCTGGAACATTTTCAACGACATCAAATGGAAGCGTGAGCAGACCTTACCGACTATTCTGAGTCTGGAGGAAGTCAGAAAGATTATTTATGCCCTTCCCACTGTGCAAAGTCATGCATTTTATTTGACATTATATTCCATGGGACTGCGTTTAAGGGAGGCAACAACACTTCAGGTCAAAGATATTCTTTCCGACAGGGGACTTGTGCATATTCACGGTGGAAAGGGTGCCATGGACAGGACGGTGCCTTTACCCAAAATAACCCTGTTGACGTTGCGCAAATACTATAAAACCCATCGCAATTCAAAATGGATATTCCCTGCTTTGGGCCGCAATGGCGGTAAGGACGCTCAATATGCCAAAAATCATGTCAGTGACAGTGGGGTTCAAGGCGTTTTGCGATCTACTTTGAAACGCCTGAAGTTTAAAAAACATGTTCACCCTCATGTCTTCCGCCATGCCTATGCGACGCATTTGCTGGAAGCTAATATCCCCATACGCCATGTGCAAAAAATATTAGGCCATAAAACCCTTAAAAGCACCATGATTTATCTGCATGTGACCACACAGGCCCAAGTTGATTCCAATGACAAAGTTTCCAAAGTCATGCAGGGGGTGTTGTCATGA